In Candidatus Hydrogenedentota bacterium, the DNA window AAAGAAAAGCTGCGCGAATTGGGCCTCAAAGCAACCATGCTGAAGAAAGCCAGCGGCCTCATGGCGCTGCTGAAATGGTTCGAGGCGGACATTCGCTGAGGACCCGCGCGATGCGCGTAGTGTTGATTGCACCCCCGCGTGGAACGGGGGTGTCGTCATGATCGGGGGGAGTCCATGAAGATATTCGCAGCGCTATCGGTCCTTTCGCTCTTGTCTAGTTTTGCGGCGCTCAGCGGCGAATCGCCGAAATCGTTCGCGGTCGGCGAAGGCGGCCGCCTGTTCGAGAGTCCCGACGTCAAAAGAATTCTCGAGCGCCCCTACCGAATCGATGTGCCCATGGCCAGCACAGGCAAGTGCCTGTGGGCCGGCCACCCGACGGGTTGGGGGTTCCCGCGCTCTTCTGTGCATTGGTTTCTCACCACGCCGAATGGCCTCGGCTTCGATCTGCTCCTCACGGCCAACGACAAGCCCATCTTGCCCGCCGACAACATCGCGTATCCGTCGCACGTGCAGATGTCGTGCGGAATACCGATCAAGGTCGAAGGCGCGAAGTGGATCGCGTCGGACGACGTGTTGGTCACGCGGCTGACGCTAATCAACACGGGCGATGCCCCAATCGACGTCACAGCCAGCGCGATCCTGCCCGTGGAGACTGCCGAAGGTGAGAAGGACAAGTTCACCTGGAAGTTCGACCATGCGGGCCTGACCCTCAATGCGATCGGCAGCTTTCCCGGCTTCGCCCCGGCCCCGCGCGAACCGATCGCTAGCGTCGCGTACACGGTGGAAGGCGAAGACGGCGAGCCCAACCCCGGCAGCGGCGGCAAAGACGCCAAGGCGGCGGCGAACGGCGGAGCAGTGCTCGGATCCGGGTTCGGCGGAAACCCCGGCAACAACGCGTGGTTTACGTTCGATGTAAAAGAGCGCATGGAAAACGCCGCGGTGACCATTCGCTATGCGCGCGCAATGGAAGGCGCCGCCGACGTAGCGGTGCAACTGCCCGGCCAAAAAGGAATGATGCGCCGGCGTTTTGCGTCGACCGGCGGCTGGGGCGACGAACCGGACGACTTTGCGACACAGACGTTCAGGATTGGTCCGCTCGAAGCGGGCCCGGCGAAAATACAGATTCTCATAATTACGGCGGGCGGCAACATCAACGTCGACACGCTGTATCTGCACGACGCAGGCGCCCCCGCTCCCGGTGCCGCCCCCACCGGAACGATTGTCGCGCGTACGATCCGTCTCGAAGCAGGCAAGCAGGAACCGATAATGTGCATGCTCGCCGTGGACCCCCAGTCCAAAGCGGCGCAGACCGCGCTCGATCGCATCGCCGCGCTCGACAACCCGCTGCAAGATCACGAAGTTTCGTACAACGCGTGGAACCTCGCCAACGTCCCCGCGTTTTCGTCTCCGGACGAGGCGTTGTCCAAGCAGTACTGGCACCGCGCCACGAGTATCCTGCGCAAGAATCTGTTCAAAGTGGGCGAGGGGCGGCTCGCCGATTGGGGCGTCGCGGAAGGGCGTTGGACCGCCAGTTGGTACTCGAACATCATCTCGTACGGCGCAGGGCATCAGATTCGCGAGACGCGATGGCTGCGCGACCCCCAGTACGTCAATGGAATAATCTCCACATGGTGCGCGAACGCAAAGGAAAACGGTGTCTTTCCGAACTATATTCGTCCGAACGAAATCGGCGACGGCCAATACACCGATTGGATCACGTCAACCGTGTGGGACGCCTACTGTGTCCACCCCGACGCGAAGAGATTGAAGTTATGGGCGGACGCACTCAAGAAGAACGTCGATGGCTGGCTCGCGACGTATGACACCGACAACGATGGATTGCTCACGGTCGACAGCCATTGGTGGACGGGAATGGAGTGGCAGCCTTCGTTCTTCTATTTCAAGGATTTCGACAAGGACAAACAGGATCAGCACCTCGAACGCGTAGACCTTACCGCATACGTCCATGGCAACGCGCGCAACCTCGCGCGAATCCTTGATGCGGTGGGCGACAAGGAAGGCGCAAAGAAATACGAAGACATCGCCGCAAAGATTCGTGGCGCGGTCGAGCGCGTGATGTGGGACGGCGCTTCGAGTTTCTTCTATTCGGTCGAACCAGTCACCGGCGAGAAAGCGATGGTGAAAGAGGTCATCGGCGTGTATCCGTTCTATTTCTCGATGTTCGACGCGGACGCGGGTAAGCCCTATCTTGCAGCGTGGAATTCGATTCTCGATCCCGAAGAGTTTTGGACGGCGTGGCCGGTCGCGTCGGCAACGAAGAAATGCAGGGCGTACTCGCAGGACGTGAATTTCAACGGCAAACGCGTCGGCGGCTGCATGTGGAACGGCCCGACGTGGCCGCACGCGAACAGCATCGTCCTGTCGGCGATGGCGGCGGCGTTGCGCGAGTTTCCCGAAAGTCCGTTGTCAGCCGACAGAATGTACGAACTGTTCAAGTCGTTCACGATGGCCCAGTTCAAGGACAAGGATACGAACTATCCGTGGACCGGCGAATACTACAACGGCAATACCGCCGAGTGGCGCACGGACCAACGCGACTACAATCACTCGACGTACATCGACATCCTTATAGCGGACATTGCAGGCCTGCGCCCTCGCAACGACGACGTGTTAGAAGTACACCCGCTGATCAGCGCCCAAATGCCACCGTTCGTCATTGACGGAATTCGATACCGCGACCACGATATCAGCATGCTCTGGCTGCCGAACGAAAGCGGCGAAACACAGCCGGACAATCTCAAAGGTTTCCGCATCTATGTGGACGGCAAACTCGTGCACCACAATCTTGAAAATGCAGAGCGAATCAAGATCGGCCAAGAGATATAGGTCACATAGGACCTATTCGTCCTAATCGACCCAGGCCATCAGTAAATTATCTACAGTGCGGCCAACGCCGCCTTCGCCGCGCTTAGCGTTTGATCGATCTCGCTGCCGCCGTGCGCACTGCTCATGAACATCGCCTCGAACTGCGAAGGCGCGAGGTAGACGCCGCGCTCGAGCATGCCCCAGAAGAATTTCGCATACCGTTTCGTGTCACTCGCCGTCGCGTCCGCGTAGTTCTTCACGGGACCGTCATGGAAGAACATGCACGCCATCGTGCCCAACTGCGTCTGATACACGGGCACGCCCGATTCCCGCGCCAGCGTCCCAAGTTCCGCACAAAGTCGCGTCATTGTGTCGACAACGCCGTTGAACACGCCCGGCTCTTCGAGTACATCGAGCATTTCGATGCCCGCCGCCGTCGCGAGCGGATTGCCCGAAAGCGTTCCCGCCTGGTAAATCGGCCCAACGGGTGAAACGCGGTCCATGATTTCCTCCGGGCCGCCGTACGCGCCAACGGGCAACCCTCCGCCAATAACTTTGCCCAGCACCGTCAGGTCGGGCATCACACCGTAATGCGCCTGCGCCCCGCCCATCGCCACGCGGAAACCGGTCATCACCTCGTCGAAGATGAGCAACGAACCATACGCCGCGGTCAAATCGCGCAATGCGCGCAGGTACCCGTCCTCCGGCAGTACGACGCCCATATTCCCCGCGACCGGTTCGAGGATGATCGCTGCGATGTTCTCGCCGTGCGCCTCGAATAACGCACGCGCCGCGTCAAGATCGTTGAACGGCATCGTCAACGTACACGAGGCATACGGCGCGGGTACGCCCGGACTCGTCGGCACGCCAAGCGTCGTCAGGCCGCTGCCCGCCTTTACCAACAGACCGTCGGCGTGGCCGTGATAGCAGCCCTCGATTTTCACGATGAGATCGCGGCCCGTATACCCGCGCGCCAAACGAATCGCGCTCATCGTCGCTTCCGTGCCGCTATTCACGAGGCGCACCTTCTCGATCGACGGGACGATCTCGACGATCCGTTCCGCGAGCCGGATTTCCGCTTCCGTCGGAATCCCGAAACTCGATCCCTTCTCGAGCGCCTTGCGCACCGCTTCGACGATGCGCGGGTGCGCGTGCCCGAGGATGAGCGGCCCCCACGACAGCACGTAATCAATCAACTCGTTGCCGTCAACGTCCCTGATGCGCGCGCCCCTGCCGGACGCCACAAAGAACGGATCGCCGCCCACACCCTTGAACGCGCGCACGGGGCTGTTCACGCCGCCCACGAGCACGCGGTTCGCTTCATTCCACAGTTGTTTCGACTTGTCCGACGTCATGTCTCCCCCAACGGCCAACGCAGCCGCACTACTTCGCGCGCCACGGCCTGCTATTGAATTCTAACGCGAAGCGTAATCGGTTTGCCCGCGCGCAACACCTGCGCTGCGAAACTTTTCTCTCCCTGCAATCGGTCCGCAATCTCGAACACGGCCAGTTCGCTGGAGACCGGCATGCCGTTCACGCTCATCACGATGTCGTCGTTGCGCAATCCCACCATTCGGCTCACCGCGATATCGCCAAAGCGGGGCGATCGAATTCCGATGACCGCGCCGGCATCGTCGCGGGCCATCTCCAACTCCGCCGCGACAAAAAGCTCGAAGGGATCGTACTTCTCCAATTCACGTTGGAGCGCGCTCTCGTCAATCTCCACCACGCCGGATTTCGGTGCAACCGCTCGTTGGACCGGCAGTTGCTGCGGTCGCGGACTTTGCACCGGCGGACTCGGCTGCGGCGCGCTGGAAACGGGCAAAATCTCCAGCGCGATGATGCGTTGAAAACCATTGCTTTTGACAACAAAGGTCACGTCGTCGCCCGGGCGTTTGCCGCGAACAATTGCGTGCGCTGCCGCGACCGTGTGAATGGGCTCGCCGTCAATTCGGACCAATTCGTCGCCGTCTGCGAAGCGTATCTGCCCCAGCAGCGCAGTCGCGTCGGCGTCCGACACGCGCACGCGCACGAATGTGCGGCCGTCCACCGGTTGCGCCAGCGCGAGCGACGCATCAAATGCCGCGACGAGCCGCGGAAGCGCCTCCCCGCGAAGCGGCAACACCGTCACGCCGCCGGCCGCGTGCGACGCGGAAACCATAAACGCCGCGCAAACCGCCACGCGGAAAATTACACGCAAAAAACGGCTAACCATCGTTCGCCCGGGCCCAACTCTCAAGCCAAACCGCGATCATAACACACCCGGCTACAGCTTCTTTTCTTCAACCGGCGAACTGTCGACGGTCCATGCGCCGGACAG includes these proteins:
- the hemL gene encoding glutamate-1-semialdehyde 2,1-aminomutase → MTSDKSKQLWNEANRVLVGGVNSPVRAFKGVGGDPFFVASGRGARIRDVDGNELIDYVLSWGPLILGHAHPRIVEAVRKALEKGSSFGIPTEAEIRLAERIVEIVPSIEKVRLVNSGTEATMSAIRLARGYTGRDLIVKIEGCYHGHADGLLVKAGSGLTTLGVPTSPGVPAPYASCTLTMPFNDLDAARALFEAHGENIAAIILEPVAGNMGVVLPEDGYLRALRDLTAAYGSLLIFDEVMTGFRVAMGGAQAHYGVMPDLTVLGKVIGGGLPVGAYGGPEEIMDRVSPVGPIYQAGTLSGNPLATAAGIEMLDVLEEPGVFNGVVDTMTRLCAELGTLARESGVPVYQTQLGTMACMFFHDGPVKNYADATASDTKRYAKFFWGMLERGVYLAPSQFEAMFMSSAHGGSEIDQTLSAAKAALAAL